Proteins found in one Desertifilum tharense IPPAS B-1220 genomic segment:
- a CDS encoding glycoside hydrolase family 57 protein — MAIGYVALVLHAHLPFVRHPESDYVLEEEWLFEAITETYIPLLHVFDGLKRDGVDFKLTMSMTPPLVSMLRDPLLQERYDEHLSKLEELIEKEIEHNEHNGHIRYLAEFYASEFSKVRETWEQYDGDLVTAFKQYLDSNNLEIITCGATHGYLPLMKMYPQAVWAQIQVACEHYEETFGRPAKGIWLPECAYYEGLERMLADAGLRYFLTDGHGILYARPRPRFGTYAPIFTETGVAAFGRDHESSQQVWSSEVGYPGAAEYREFYKDLGWEADYEYIKPYIMPNGQRKNIGIKYHKITGRGLGLGDKALYDPYWAREKTAEHAANFMFNRERQAEHLHYIMQRPPIIVSPYDAELFGHWWYEGPWFIDYLFRKSWYDQGTYEMTHLADYLRNNSTQQVCRPSQSSWGYKGFHEYWLNETNAWIYPHLHKAAERMIELGSLEPADELEWRALNQAARELLLAQSSDWAFIMRTGTMVPYAVRRTRSHLMRFDKLYYDIKMGKIDSGWLEKVQKIDNIFPSINYRVYRPL, encoded by the coding sequence ATGGCTATTGGTTACGTTGCATTAGTTCTTCACGCTCATCTACCCTTTGTCCGTCACCCCGAAAGCGATTATGTTCTAGAGGAAGAATGGCTGTTTGAGGCGATTACCGAAACCTACATTCCTCTGTTACATGTCTTTGACGGTCTAAAACGAGACGGCGTTGACTTTAAACTCACCATGAGCATGACTCCCCCTTTGGTGTCCATGCTTCGAGATCCGCTGTTACAAGAACGTTACGACGAACACCTGTCCAAATTAGAGGAACTGATCGAAAAAGAAATCGAGCATAACGAACACAACGGTCATATTCGCTATCTTGCCGAATTTTACGCCAGCGAGTTTAGTAAAGTTCGCGAAACCTGGGAACAGTACGATGGCGACTTAGTAACCGCGTTTAAGCAATATCTCGATTCCAACAACCTAGAAATTATTACCTGCGGCGCAACCCACGGTTATCTACCGTTGATGAAGATGTATCCCCAAGCAGTTTGGGCGCAGATTCAGGTTGCTTGCGAACATTACGAAGAAACCTTTGGTCGCCCTGCTAAAGGGATTTGGCTGCCAGAATGCGCCTATTATGAAGGTTTGGAACGAATGCTCGCCGATGCGGGTTTGCGCTACTTCCTCACCGACGGTCATGGAATTTTATACGCGCGTCCTCGTCCCCGGTTTGGTACCTATGCGCCCATTTTCACTGAAACAGGCGTTGCTGCATTTGGGCGAGATCACGAGTCTTCTCAACAGGTATGGTCTTCTGAGGTGGGTTATCCCGGCGCTGCGGAATACCGAGAATTTTACAAGGATTTAGGATGGGAAGCCGATTACGAGTATATTAAGCCTTACATTATGCCCAATGGCCAGCGCAAAAACATTGGGATTAAGTATCACAAGATTACAGGACGCGGTTTAGGACTAGGGGATAAGGCGCTGTATGACCCCTATTGGGCGCGGGAAAAGACCGCCGAACACGCCGCGAACTTTATGTTCAACCGGGAACGCCAGGCCGAGCATTTACACTACATCATGCAACGCCCGCCGATTATTGTCTCCCCCTACGATGCGGAGTTGTTCGGTCACTGGTGGTATGAGGGGCCGTGGTTTATTGATTATTTGTTCCGTAAGTCTTGGTACGACCAAGGCACCTATGAGATGACGCACTTGGCAGACTATTTGCGGAATAACTCAACGCAACAGGTTTGTCGTCCGTCTCAGTCGAGTTGGGGATATAAAGGTTTCCACGAATATTGGTTGAATGAGACCAATGCTTGGATTTATCCCCACTTGCATAAAGCCGCCGAACGGATGATTGAGTTGGGAAGTCTCGAACCTGCCGATGAGTTAGAATGGCGGGCCCTGAATCAGGCGGCGCGAGAATTGTTGTTGGCACAGTCTTCTGACTGGGCGTTTATTATGCGGACGGGAACGATGGTTCCTTATGCGGTGCGCCGGACGCGATCGCACTTAATGCGCTTCGATAAGCTGTATTACGATATCAAAATGGGCAAAATTGACAGCGGTTGGCTAGAAAAAGTCCAGAAAATCGATAATATCTTCCCCAGTATCAACTACCGCGTCTATCGTCCCTTGTAA
- a CDS encoding SIMPL domain-containing protein (The SIMPL domain is named for its presence in mouse protein SIMPL (signalling molecule that associates with mouse pelle-like kinase). Bacterial member BP26, from Brucella, was shown to assemble into a channel-like structure, while YggE from E. coli has been associated with resistance to oxidative stress.), whose amino-acid sequence MRVEFMRTIAKRQRKFAATWGFLAVPVGIAIAVTPFWASLSRAQTLNAQVSPELTPQFLFNQRAMTVIGQGLAAAPADTARLEFSLGLRLPPELNRDVESDPSPEEFLQPVISALTESGVSRNQIQIQAVQIENPRVQVTVTRPTRESLQALIERVNQSLRQSEALFLQSIGAEYGVNNCQFLERQARRAALNDAQTRARNLAADLGVNQGEVLLVTEYPLAGSPASGACGSKIGVPTSPFGPASDNLPPYNPAAPTEVQLRSQVSITYTIEEES is encoded by the coding sequence ATGAGAGTTGAATTCATGCGAACGATCGCTAAACGTCAGAGGAAGTTTGCTGCAACCTGGGGTTTTCTTGCGGTTCCGGTTGGAATTGCGATCGCTGTTACCCCCTTTTGGGCCTCCCTCAGTCGCGCCCAAACGCTGAATGCCCAAGTCAGCCCCGAATTAACGCCCCAATTCTTATTCAATCAACGGGCAATGACGGTGATTGGACAGGGATTAGCGGCAGCTCCTGCCGATACAGCCCGTTTAGAATTTAGTTTAGGTCTGCGCCTCCCTCCGGAACTCAATCGCGATGTTGAAAGCGATCCATCCCCCGAAGAATTCTTGCAACCCGTCATTTCTGCTTTAACTGAAAGTGGGGTTTCTCGAAACCAAATTCAAATTCAAGCCGTTCAAATTGAGAATCCCCGCGTTCAGGTGACAGTGACTCGCCCCACGCGCGAAAGCCTGCAAGCTTTGATTGAACGCGTGAATCAAAGTTTGCGCCAAAGCGAAGCCCTATTTTTGCAAAGTATTGGGGCAGAATACGGCGTTAACAATTGTCAATTCCTCGAACGTCAGGCGCGACGGGCAGCTTTAAACGATGCTCAAACGCGGGCCCGGAATCTAGCCGCAGATTTAGGTGTCAATCAGGGCGAAGTGCTACTCGTGACTGAGTACCCTCTAGCGGGTTCGCCTGCTTCAGGTGCTTGTGGTTCCAAGATTGGGGTACCCACTTCCCCCTTCGGCCCTGCTAGCGATAACCTACCGCCCTACAATCCCGCAGCCCCCACGGAGGTTCAACTCAGAAGCCAGGTGAGCATTACTTATACGATTGAAGAGGAGTCTTGA
- a CDS encoding filamentous hemagglutinin N-terminal domain-containing protein produces MNTQPRRILLSLLFPAGVCLLPTSTLAQVVPDATLPLNSIVTPQGDAFIIDGGTQAGGNLFHSFEQFSLPSGSAALFNPNSAIQNILTRVTGGSASSIDGLLQVNGGANLFLLNPNGIFFGPNAQLNIGGSFWASTATTLNFADGTQFSTLGLPQPPSLTVSPPVSLQYGSNPGEILVQGSQLNVPFGQSLNLLGGNVIVQGAALLAPEGGLQVSAIRQGQLSLSQPIPSEIIDFGDIQLQQSLLDTSGEGGGNVLLQGRGITLTDGSIVGSTTFGEQPGGNLTVQATEFIELRGIGPDGFPNGLLAETAGSGAGGNISILTGQLRLLDGAQLSTAALPESSGAAGNISVVASEGIELIGETFTPQGPLGSGIGATTAGTGDGGNVSVVSPRLIVQDGAQIGTSTRGEGNGGRIFVNAAEIGLWGTSPEGVPSGIGATSEGGTGDGGEIEIVAGRLSVRDGAQISALTAGAGAGGRIFIQAAEVDLSGVGFFLEEAFPTGIGATTFGAGDGGTIEMVVGSLRMSDRAQVTTTTAGDGNAGNISIRAQSVDLTGDRTGIFAQVDPEAVGEGGNVRVEAAQVFLREDAQISTATLGMGSGGTVEVNTRQLRAETGGQVSALTLGESPGGTVIVNAAESIELSGVGAESFPSGLFSQTQGAGNAGDLRVSTPRLRLREGAKISVSGESLGNAGFLEIDADRLRLETGATLTGETVSGQGGDIRIRSNDMRLRGGSQISTTAGTAELPGDGGNITINTQTLVGLEDSDITANSFEGFGGRIAIATQGIFGLEERDELTPGSDITAFSQINPELSGTTLIQTPDIDPTAGLVELPDDLVDVAGLIDQNLCAIARRSQFTMTGRGGLPPSPNDAIAPDAVWEDLSIPASVTSRQSAIQNRAISHRPIVEAQGWVVEEGGDIVLVANAPQLSNRGIEMLRECDPSQSATQVKALSADSTITIQGFEVVGSRVFSPQQLAAVTNKFVNQPLSFAELLEVRSRLTQLYTDNHYITSRAVLVPQRLEDGVVRIQIVEGSLEDIQVQGTTRLDSNYVRSRLKLAAATPVNRQRLLEALQLLQLDPLVDTISAELSAGIYPGTHLLQVTVREARSFDTQFIADNGRSPGVGSVRRRVNLTEGNLLGFGDRLALGYTNTDGSHNFDVGYSIPINAYNGRLSFTHSRATSRIVEAPFDPLNIKARSRTYDLTLRQPVLLSPYRELAMGLTASRTESDTSILGQPYPLSLGANADGETRISALRFFQEWTQRGDREILALRSQFSWGLGLLGATINNDAPDSRFLAWRGQGQWVRAIAPDTLVVLRGDLQLASDLVPVEQFSLGGLGTVRGYRQDARLTDNGVFGSAEVRLPIYRLPQRAMSLQIAPFVDVGRGWNRTNRQGFDPRTLASVGLGLRLQLGSFSARLDWGLPLVNLDSRERTWQERGLHFSIQSNPF; encoded by the coding sequence GTGAATACACAACCCAGGAGAATATTGCTGTCTTTGCTATTCCCTGCGGGTGTTTGCCTGCTGCCAACCAGTACCCTGGCTCAAGTGGTACCCGATGCTACCCTTCCCCTGAATTCGATTGTTACGCCCCAAGGAGACGCTTTCATCATCGACGGGGGAACCCAAGCTGGGGGAAACCTATTTCACAGCTTCGAGCAATTCTCTCTCCCTTCCGGTAGCGCGGCTTTATTTAACCCTAATTCAGCGATTCAAAATATTCTGACGCGAGTTACAGGGGGTTCTGCGTCCAGTATTGATGGCTTGTTACAAGTCAATGGGGGAGCGAACCTGTTTTTACTCAACCCCAACGGGATATTTTTTGGCCCCAATGCTCAGTTGAACATTGGGGGTTCTTTTTGGGCGAGTACCGCAACTACCCTGAACTTTGCCGATGGGACGCAATTTAGCACCCTGGGTTTACCGCAACCCCCCTCCCTGACGGTTAGCCCTCCAGTGAGCTTGCAGTATGGCTCAAACCCCGGAGAGATTTTAGTTCAGGGTTCGCAACTGAATGTACCGTTTGGACAAAGCTTGAATTTATTAGGCGGGAATGTAATAGTGCAAGGCGCGGCGCTACTGGCTCCTGAAGGGGGTTTGCAGGTGAGCGCTATTCGCCAAGGTCAACTTTCGCTGAGTCAGCCTATCCCTTCAGAAATTATCGATTTTGGCGATATTCAATTGCAGCAGTCGTTACTCGATACCAGCGGCGAGGGTGGGGGAAATGTGCTGTTACAAGGGCGCGGAATTACCTTAACGGATGGTTCAATTGTGGGTTCAACCACGTTTGGCGAGCAACCGGGGGGAAATTTAACGGTTCAAGCCACTGAGTTTATTGAGTTGCGCGGAATTGGGCCGGATGGCTTTCCCAATGGTTTGCTAGCGGAAACCGCCGGGAGTGGTGCGGGTGGAAATATTAGTATTTTGACGGGCCAATTGAGGCTTTTAGATGGGGCGCAATTGTCCACGGCGGCGTTACCAGAGAGTTCAGGTGCGGCGGGTAATATTTCAGTTGTAGCTTCCGAGGGTATTGAATTAATCGGGGAAACCTTCACCCCCCAAGGTCCTCTCGGTAGTGGTATAGGGGCTACCACCGCAGGGACGGGAGACGGGGGAAATGTGAGTGTAGTGTCTCCACGGCTGATTGTACAAGATGGGGCGCAAATTGGTACTTCTACGCGGGGGGAAGGAAACGGGGGGCGCATCTTTGTGAATGCGGCGGAGATTGGACTATGGGGAACTTCGCCTGAAGGGGTTCCTAGCGGTATTGGAGCCACGTCGGAGGGGGGAACGGGAGATGGGGGCGAGATAGAGATTGTTGCAGGACGTTTGAGCGTTCGGGATGGGGCGCAAATTAGCGCATTAACGGCGGGTGCGGGTGCTGGCGGGAGAATCTTTATCCAGGCGGCTGAGGTTGATTTAAGTGGGGTTGGTTTTTTTTTAGAAGAAGCGTTTCCCACTGGCATTGGGGCGACGACGTTTGGGGCTGGGGATGGCGGTACGATTGAGATGGTGGTGGGAAGCTTGAGGATGAGCGATCGCGCTCAAGTGACGACCACAACGGCGGGAGACGGAAATGCGGGGAATATTAGCATCCGCGCTCAGTCGGTGGATCTCACAGGGGACCGGACGGGGATTTTTGCTCAGGTTGACCCGGAAGCGGTGGGAGAGGGGGGAAATGTGCGAGTTGAAGCCGCCCAGGTCTTTCTCCGAGAAGATGCCCAAATTTCGACGGCGACATTAGGGATGGGAAGCGGCGGTACTGTTGAAGTGAATACCCGACAGTTGAGGGCCGAGACGGGCGGCCAAGTTTCGGCGCTAACCCTGGGGGAGAGTCCGGGGGGAACGGTTATCGTAAATGCGGCTGAGTCGATCGAACTTTCTGGGGTTGGGGCGGAAAGTTTCCCCAGTGGGTTGTTTTCGCAAACGCAAGGGGCAGGAAATGCGGGAGATTTGCGAGTGAGTACGCCCCGGTTAAGGCTTCGCGAAGGTGCGAAAATCTCGGTCAGTGGGGAAAGTTTGGGTAATGCTGGCTTTCTGGAAATTGATGCGGATCGGTTGCGCTTGGAAACTGGGGCGACGCTGACGGGGGAGACGGTTTCGGGACAAGGGGGAGATATTCGGATTCGATCGAATGATATGCGGTTGCGGGGGGGAAGTCAGATTTCAACGACGGCGGGAACGGCGGAACTTCCGGGGGATGGGGGGAATATTACCATCAACACGCAGACGTTGGTGGGGTTGGAAGATAGCGATATTACGGCGAACTCGTTTGAGGGGTTTGGGGGGAGAATTGCGATCGCCACTCAAGGCATTTTTGGTCTAGAGGAACGCGATGAGTTGACGCCGGGTAGCGATATTACGGCGTTTTCTCAGATTAATCCCGAATTGAGCGGGACAACCTTAATTCAAACGCCGGATATTGACCCAACGGCGGGGTTGGTGGAATTACCAGATGATTTAGTCGATGTGGCGGGTTTAATCGATCAAAATCTCTGTGCGATCGCGCGGCGCAGTCAATTTACGATGACTGGAAGGGGAGGTTTACCGCCTTCTCCCAATGATGCGATCGCACCTGATGCAGTTTGGGAAGATTTATCAATTCCTGCATCGGTGACTAGCCGCCAGTCTGCAATCCAAAATCGAGCTATTTCTCATCGTCCCATTGTAGAGGCGCAAGGTTGGGTGGTAGAGGAGGGGGGAGATATTGTTTTAGTGGCGAATGCGCCTCAACTCTCTAACCGGGGGATAGAGATGCTACGAGAGTGCGATCCAAGCCAAAGCGCCACTCAAGTTAAAGCCCTCTCAGCGGATAGCACAATTACTATACAAGGCTTTGAGGTTGTCGGAAGTCGCGTTTTTTCTCCACAACAGCTTGCAGCAGTCACAAACAAGTTTGTCAATCAGCCGCTATCATTTGCTGAGTTGCTAGAAGTGCGATCGCGCTTAACGCAACTGTATACCGATAACCATTACATCACCTCTAGGGCGGTTCTGGTTCCCCAACGCTTAGAAGATGGGGTGGTGAGGATTCAAATTGTTGAGGGGAGTCTAGAAGATATCCAGGTTCAGGGTACGACTCGACTAGATTCTAACTACGTGCGATCGCGCCTGAAGTTAGCGGCGGCGACTCCTGTTAATCGCCAACGCCTGTTAGAAGCCTTGCAACTCCTGCAACTCGATCCGCTAGTTGATACCATTTCCGCAGAACTCTCCGCCGGAATTTACCCCGGAACCCATCTCTTACAAGTGACGGTTCGGGAGGCGCGATCGTTTGATACACAGTTCATTGCAGATAATGGCCGTTCTCCGGGTGTGGGTAGCGTTCGCCGTCGGGTAAATTTAACAGAAGGCAATTTACTCGGATTTGGCGATCGCCTAGCCCTAGGTTATACCAATACCGATGGTAGCCATAATTTTGATGTGGGTTACAGCATCCCGATTAATGCTTATAATGGCAGGTTGAGTTTTACCCACAGTCGCGCTACGAGTCGGATTGTGGAAGCCCCTTTCGATCCGTTAAATATCAAAGCGCGATCGCGTACATACGATCTCACCTTACGCCAACCTGTGCTACTCTCACCCTACCGAGAGTTGGCGATGGGGTTAACGGCTTCGCGTACCGAAAGCGATACTTCTATTCTCGGACAACCGTATCCCCTATCTTTGGGGGCGAATGCGGATGGAGAAACCCGGATTTCGGCGCTGCGGTTCTTTCAAGAATGGACGCAACGGGGCGATCGCGAAATCTTGGCTTTACGCTCCCAATTCAGTTGGGGTTTGGGCTTATTGGGGGCGACAATTAATAACGATGCGCCGGATAGTCGTTTTTTAGCATGGCGCGGACAGGGACAATGGGTAAGGGCGATCGCACCCGATACGCTGGTGGTACTGCGTGGAGACTTGCAACTGGCTTCCGATCTAGTCCCGGTAGAACAGTTTAGCTTAGGCGGTTTGGGAACGGTGCGCGGTTATCGCCAAGATGCCCGACTTACGGATAATGGGGTGTTTGGATCGGCGGAGGTGCGCTTACCGATTTATCGCTTACCCCAACGCGCAATGAGTCTGCAAATTGCGCCGTTTGTCGATGTCGGAAGGGGCTGGAATCGCACAAATCGTCAAGGATTTGACCCCAGAACGCTAGCTTCGGTGGGTTTGGGGTTGCGGCTGCAATTGGGGAGTTTTTCAGCCCGTTTA